TTGTCGCTGTACGACCCGAACTTATCGTAAACCTCGCGCTTCTTCGGGTCAGAGAGGACTTCGTAGGCTTCCGAAAGCCCCTTGAATTTATCCTCCGCCGACTTGTCGCCGGGGTTTACGTCGGGGTGATACTTACGCGCGAGCCGCCGGTACGCCTTGCGAATATCATCCTGCGTGGCGGCGCGTTTGACCCCTAATGTTTTGTAGAAGTCTTCCTTTTGAGCCATATAAACTTTAGTGCTGAGCGTCGGGCGCTGCCTACTGAGTCAGCCGTGGCTTGCTCAGCACTCAGCGCCCGCGACACTCAGCACTCGTTTTCACTCCGCCTCAACTTTGATTTCTTTGGCCGTGCTTTGACTGGCCTTCTTGGGCAGTACCAGCTTCAGCACGCCGCGGGCTAACTCGGCGGTAATGCCCTCAACATCAATGCGCTCTGACAGACTGAATGTCCGCTCGAATTTGCCGTAGGCGCTTTCCAAACGGTGGAAATGCTCGCCTCTGTCTTCGTGTTCCCAGCGGCGTTCACCACGCAAGACCAGCGTTCCGTCTACGACCTTGACGTCTACTTCCGAGCTTTTAACGCCCGGCACTTCCGCCGTGAGCACAAAGCTTTCCGCCGTTTCGTAAATGTCCACCGCCGGCGCCCAGGTGCCGCTCGCCTGTTCCGCTGTGAACAGACTCGGGC
This is a stretch of genomic DNA from Acidobacteriota bacterium. It encodes these proteins:
- a CDS encoding Hsp20/alpha crystallin family protein; this encodes MRQHRLISDLAAIEQQLKQLAQGPSLFTAEQASGTWAPAVDIYETAESFVLTAEVPGVKSSEVDVKVVDGTLVLRGERRWEHEDRGEHFHRLESAYGKFERTFSLSERIDVEGITAELARGVLKLVLPKKASQSTAKEIKVEAE